One window of Metopolophium dirhodum isolate CAU chromosome 3, ASM1992520v1, whole genome shotgun sequence genomic DNA carries:
- the LOC132941561 gene encoding facilitated trehalose transporter Tret1-like, which translates to MSKEGVYRQIYVTIVATMSIFISGMWLGWPGSVVEKFVKHETDFNATMNELSWIVATMDLGNVISPLLAGQLMDWMGRKPSIVVLGPLFIVSWALTLFVPTAWALYTARLLAGMGKGMSYTVVPVYLGEIASPAIRGALGSVFCLQLHFGLLTEAIIGPLVSYRTLNVVSAVVPVLFFVAAVWLPESPYYLLKRGRRPQAAVSLQWFRGGGDVGHELDLMEVTVRKEMENRSTFQELFASRKDMRALAIVVAACTTQRAGGISCILAYSALILPSNGPLLNKHESVMLFAVTMAAVNLVAVALVDRVGRKPLLLFSEAGMAMVTLTFAVFFYCSRGDGSDWATRELAWLPYLCHWSFAVMFGAGVGFVPVVFLGEMFPVNIRSHCSAIASITLAFCSFVTNKMFLFVSNRYGFYAMFSLFTVVNFAGAFYTYKYAIETKGKTLQEIQEQLQDTVGHRREKTNQNDD; encoded by the exons ATGTCCAAGGAGGGTGTGTACAGGCAAATCTATGTCACTATAGTCG CGACCATGTCGATATTCATCAGCGGCATGTGGCTGGGGTGGCCAGGCTCGGTGGTGGAGAAGTTCGTCAAGCACGAGACGGACTTCAACGCGACCATGAACGAGCTGTCGTGGATCGTGGCCACGATGGACCTGGGTAACGTGATCAGCCCGCTTCTGGCCGGCCAACTGATGGACTGGATGGGCCGGAAGCCTAGCATCGTGGTGCTAGGGCCGCTGTTCATCGTCTCGTGGGCGCTGACCCTGTTCGTGCCCACCGCCTGGGCGCTGTACACGGCCCGTCTGCTGGCTGGCATGGGCAAGGGTATGTCGTACACGGTGGTGCCCGTGTACCTGGGTGAGATAGCGTCGCCCGCCATACGCGGAGCATTGGGAAGCGTGTTCTGCCTTCAGTTGCACTTTGGCTTGCTGACGGAGGCGATTATCGGTCCGTTGGTGTCGTACCGCACGCTGAACGTCGTGTCCGCCGTCGTGCCAGTTCTGTTTTTCGTCGCTGCCGTCTGGCTACCCGAGTCACCGTACTATCTGTTGAAGCGCGGCCGCCGGCCACAGGCAGCCGTGAGCCTGCAGTGGTTCCGGGGCGGCGGTGACGTGGGCCACGAACTTGACCTGATGGAGGTGACCGTGCGCAAGGAGATGGAGAACCGTTCCACGTTCCAGGAGCTGTTTGCCAGCCGGAAAGACATGCGGGCGCTGGCCATCGTGGTGGCCGCGTGCACCACACAGCGGGCGGGTGGCATCAGCTGCATATTAGCCTACTCGGCGCTCATACTGCCGAGCAATGGGCCGCTGTTGAACAAACACGAGTCGGTCATGCTGTTCGCCGTCACTATGGCTGCAGTCAACTTAGTGGCCGTCGCGCTCGTGGACAGGGTGGGCCGGAAACCGCTGTTGCTCTTCTCCGAGGCGGGCATGGCTATGGTCACGCTGACATTCGCAGTGTTCTTTTACTGTTCCCGGGGCGACGGCAGTGACTGGGCCACCCGCGAACTTGCGTGGCTCCCGTACCTCTGCCACTGGTCGTTTGCCGTCATGTTCGGGGCCGGCGTGGGGTTCGTGCCGGTCGTGTTCCTCGGCGAGATGTTTCCTGTCAACATCCGGTCGCACTGCTCGGCCATCGCTTCCATCACGCTGGCGTTCTGCTCGTTTGTCACCAACAAGATGTTCCTGTTCGTGTCCAATCGCTATGGGTTCTATGCCATGTTCTCGCTGTTCACTGTCGTCAATTTTGCCGGCGCGTTCTACACGTACAAGTACGCAATCGAGACGAAGGGCAAGACGTTACAGGAGATCCAAGAGCAGCTGCAGGACACTGTTGGACATCGTCGAGAGAAGACCAACCAAAACGATGATTAA